The proteins below are encoded in one region of Sminthopsis crassicaudata isolate SCR6 chromosome 1, ASM4859323v1, whole genome shotgun sequence:
- the EARS2 gene encoding LOW QUALITY PROTEIN: nondiscriminating glutamyl-tRNA synthetase EARS2, mitochondrial (The sequence of the model RefSeq protein was modified relative to this genomic sequence to represent the inferred CDS: inserted 1 base in 1 codon): MAALLLGLLQLRLXRAPWGAGRWRGYCGGSGPKSSAVRVRFAPSPTGFMHLGGLRTALYNYIFAKKYKGSFILRLEDTDQTRLVPGAAENIEDMLEWAGIPPDESPRRGGPAGPYQQSQRLELYAQATKALLQTGAAYYCFCTPQRLELLKKEALRNHQTPRYDNRCRFLSAEHVARKLAAGDKPTVRFRLEEGAETFQDLVHGWNQHEVANVEGDPVILKSDGFPTYHLACVVDDHHMGISHVLRGTEWLVSTAKHLLIYRALGWEPPHFAHLPLLLNKDGSKLSKRQGDIFLEHFASAGFLPETLLDIITNYGSGFAGNQMGRTLPELIEQFDLSGVSTHSALLDLEKLPEFNRLHLIRLLNDKARRLQFVKKLQAMVKDVYGKRLEDKDVLSEDYIERILLLGQGRISRLQDLVSPTYSYLWTRPAVARAQLQTISGEVDVIATLVLELLETPGISLTQEVLNQELKRLSEKTEGVEYVRMMKLLRMALSGQQRGPTVAEMMISLGPKEVRERMQRVLLS; the protein is encoded by the exons ATGGCTGCTCTGCTGCTAGGGCTGCTCCAGCTCCGTT GCCGAGCTCCCTGGGGGGCGGGGCGATGGCGCGGGTACTGTGGGGGCTCTGGACCGAAGAGCTCCGCTGTGAGAGTCAGGTTCGCCCCGAGCCCCACAG gCTTCATGCATTTGGGAGGCCTACGCACTGCCTTGTACAActacatctttgccaagaaatacaAAGGGAGTTTCATCTTAAGGTTGGAAGACACAGATCAAACCCGTTTGGTGCCTGGGGCTGCTGAGAACATCGAGGACATGTTGGAATGGGCAG GAATTCCTCCTGATGAAAGCCCTCGGCGTGGAGGTCCTGCTGGACCCTACCAGCAATCTCAACGCCTCGAGCTCTACGCACAAGCCACTAAGGCACTATTGCAGACTGGAGCTGCTTACTATTGCTTCTGTACCCCCCAGCGCCTGGAGCTGCTGAAAAAAGAGGCCTTAAGGAACCATCAGACACCCCG GTATGACAATCGGTGTCGATTCTTGAGTGCTGAACATGTAGCCAGGAAATTGGCAGCAGGCGACAAGCCAACTGTCCGCTTCCGTCTGGAGGAGGGAGCTGAGACTTTCCAGGACCTGGTACATGGCTGGAACCAACATGAAGTTGCCAATGTTGAGGGTGACCCTGTGATCCTCAAGAGTGATGGCTTCCCCACCTATCATTTGGCCTGTGTGGTGGATGATCATCATATGGGTATCAGCCATGTTCTTCGAGGCACTGAGTGGCTTGTCTCTACTGCCAAACATCTCCTTATATACAGGGCCCTGGGTTGGGAACCACCCCACTTTGCCCATTTGCCTCTGCTTCTCAATAAGGATGGCAGCAAGTTGTCCAAGCGTCAAGGAGACATCTTTTTGGAACACTTTGCTTCAGCTGGCTTTCTTCCAGAGACTTTGTTAGACATCATCACCAATTATGGCTCAGGATTTGCAG GGAACCAGATGGGGAGGACACTGCCAGAGTTGATAGAACAGTTTGACTTAAGTGGGGTCAGCACTCATTCAGCCCTGCTGGATCTGGAGAAACTTCCTGAATTCAACAG GCTGCATTTGATTCGATTGTTGAATGATAAGGCTCGGAGGCTCCAGTTTGTGAAGAAGCTTCAGGCCATGGTGAAAGATGTGTATGGAAAACGATTGGAGGACAAGGACGTCCTCAGTGAGGACTACATAGAGAGGATCCTTTTGTTGGGACAG gGGCGCATCAGTCGCTTGCAGGACTTGGTCTCACCAACATATTCCTATCTTTGGACTCGCCCTGCTGTGGCCCGAGCACAGCTGCAGACCATCTCAGGAGAAGTGGATGTGATTGCTACGTTGGTCTTGGA GTTGTTGGAAACACCTGGCATTTCTCTCACTCAGGAAGTGCTGAACCAAGAGCTGAAAAGACTTTCAGAGAAGACAGAAGGTGTTGAATATGTCAGAATGATGAAACTGCTCCGAATGGCACTCAGTGGGCAGCAG cgAGGCCCAACTGTTGCAGAGATGATGATATCCTTGGGACCTAAGGAAGTTCGGGAACGGATGCAGAGGGTGCTCTTAAGCTAG
- the UBFD1 gene encoding ubiquitin domain-containing protein UBFD1 isoform X1 has translation MAAAGAPDEVEEPGMETDAQKLQLNCVDAEAETSLCSSSSPSAAAATAKGNLQADPTQGGIASAQASVSNGDDADTEKELVDLKIIWNKNKYDVRVPLDSTGAELKRKIHSITGLPPAMQKVMFKGLLPEEKTLREIKVTSGAKIMVVGSTINDVLAVNTPKDAAQQEAKAEESKKEPLCRQKQHRKVLDKGKPEDVMPSVKGAQERLPTVPLSGMYNKTGGKVRLTFKLEQDQLWIGTKERTEKLPMGSIKNVVSEPIEGHEDYHMMAFQLGPTEASYYWVYWVPTQYVDAIKDTVLGKWQYF, from the exons ATGGCGGCGGCCGGAGCCCCGGATG AAGTCGAGGAGCCCGGCATGGAAACGGATGCCCAGAAGCTGCAGCTCAACTGCGTGGACGCCGAGGCTGAGACCTCGCTGTGCTCCTCGTCTTCGCCCTCGGCCGCGGCCGCGACGGCCAAGGGCAACCTGCAGGCAGACCCGACCCAGGGGGGCATAGCCAGCGCCCAGGCCTCCGTCAGCAACGGCGACGACGCCGACACCGAGAAGGAGCTGGTGGATCTGAAGATCATCTGGAACAAGAACAAATACGACGTGCGAGTGCCTTTGGACAGCACAGGGGCCGAGCTGAAGCGAAAGATCCACTCCATTACAG GCTTACCACCTGCCATGCAGAAAGTTATGTTTAAGGGACTTCTACCTGAGGAGAAAACATTACGGGAAATCAAAGTAACCAGTGGTGCCAAGATTATGGTGGTTGGATCTACAATAAATGATGTTTTAGCAGTAAACACACCCAAAGATGCAGCACAGCAAGAAGCGAAAGCTGAAGAGAGTAAGAAGGAACCACTTTGTAGGCAGAAG CAACACAGAAAAGTGTTAGATAAAGGGAAACCTGAAGATGTGATGCCTTCTGTTAAGGGTGCCCAG GAACGATTGCCAACAGTACCTTTATCAGGCATGTATAATAAGACTGGAGGAAAAGTGAGACTCACCTTTAAATTAGAACAAGACCAGTTGTGGATTGGCACTAAAG AGCgaactgaaaaattacccatgggcTCCATTAAAAATGTGGTCAGTGAACCTATTGAAGGACATGAAGATTACCACATGATG gCATTTCAGTTGGGTCCCACCGAAGCCTCTTACTACTGGGTGTATTGGGTTCCAACTCAGTATGTGGATGCAATCAAAGACACTGTGCTGGGAAAATGGCAGTATTTTTGA
- the UBFD1 gene encoding ubiquitin domain-containing protein UBFD1 isoform X3: MAAAGAPDEVEEPGMETDAQKLQLNCVDAEAETSLCSSSSPSAAAATAKGNLQADPTQGGIASAQASVSNGDDADTEKELVDLKIIWNKNKYDVRVPLDSTGAELKRKIHSITGLPPAMQKVMFKGLLPEEKTLREIKVTSGAKIMVVGSTINDVLAVNTPKDAAQQEAKAEESKKEPLCRQKQHRKVLDKGKPEDVMPSVKGAQERLPTVPLSGMYNKTGGKVRLTFKLEQDQLWIGTKGVCYMNSERFFKVIFNVCVHVRGREETGEEWEAVAWGIFLNRII, encoded by the exons ATGGCGGCGGCCGGAGCCCCGGATG AAGTCGAGGAGCCCGGCATGGAAACGGATGCCCAGAAGCTGCAGCTCAACTGCGTGGACGCCGAGGCTGAGACCTCGCTGTGCTCCTCGTCTTCGCCCTCGGCCGCGGCCGCGACGGCCAAGGGCAACCTGCAGGCAGACCCGACCCAGGGGGGCATAGCCAGCGCCCAGGCCTCCGTCAGCAACGGCGACGACGCCGACACCGAGAAGGAGCTGGTGGATCTGAAGATCATCTGGAACAAGAACAAATACGACGTGCGAGTGCCTTTGGACAGCACAGGGGCCGAGCTGAAGCGAAAGATCCACTCCATTACAG GCTTACCACCTGCCATGCAGAAAGTTATGTTTAAGGGACTTCTACCTGAGGAGAAAACATTACGGGAAATCAAAGTAACCAGTGGTGCCAAGATTATGGTGGTTGGATCTACAATAAATGATGTTTTAGCAGTAAACACACCCAAAGATGCAGCACAGCAAGAAGCGAAAGCTGAAGAGAGTAAGAAGGAACCACTTTGTAGGCAGAAG CAACACAGAAAAGTGTTAGATAAAGGGAAACCTGAAGATGTGATGCCTTCTGTTAAGGGTGCCCAG GAACGATTGCCAACAGTACCTTTATCAGGCATGTATAATAAGACTGGAGGAAAAGTGAGACTCACCTTTAAATTAGAACAAGACCAGTTGTGGATTGGCACTAAAG GTGTATGCTACATGAACTCTGAAAGATTTTTTAAGgtaatttttaatgtgtgtgtgcatgtcagGGGTAGGGAGGAAACAGGGGAAGAATGGGAGGCAGTTGCCTGGGGTATATTTCTGAATAGAATAATATAG
- the UBFD1 gene encoding ubiquitin domain-containing protein UBFD1 isoform X2, with the protein METDAQKLQLNCVDAEAETSLCSSSSPSAAAATAKGNLQADPTQGGIASAQASVSNGDDADTEKELVDLKIIWNKNKYDVRVPLDSTGAELKRKIHSITGLPPAMQKVMFKGLLPEEKTLREIKVTSGAKIMVVGSTINDVLAVNTPKDAAQQEAKAEESKKEPLCRQKQHRKVLDKGKPEDVMPSVKGAQERLPTVPLSGMYNKTGGKVRLTFKLEQDQLWIGTKERTEKLPMGSIKNVVSEPIEGHEDYHMMAFQLGPTEASYYWVYWVPTQYVDAIKDTVLGKWQYF; encoded by the exons ATGGAAACGGATGCCCAGAAGCTGCAGCTCAACTGCGTGGACGCCGAGGCTGAGACCTCGCTGTGCTCCTCGTCTTCGCCCTCGGCCGCGGCCGCGACGGCCAAGGGCAACCTGCAGGCAGACCCGACCCAGGGGGGCATAGCCAGCGCCCAGGCCTCCGTCAGCAACGGCGACGACGCCGACACCGAGAAGGAGCTGGTGGATCTGAAGATCATCTGGAACAAGAACAAATACGACGTGCGAGTGCCTTTGGACAGCACAGGGGCCGAGCTGAAGCGAAAGATCCACTCCATTACAG GCTTACCACCTGCCATGCAGAAAGTTATGTTTAAGGGACTTCTACCTGAGGAGAAAACATTACGGGAAATCAAAGTAACCAGTGGTGCCAAGATTATGGTGGTTGGATCTACAATAAATGATGTTTTAGCAGTAAACACACCCAAAGATGCAGCACAGCAAGAAGCGAAAGCTGAAGAGAGTAAGAAGGAACCACTTTGTAGGCAGAAG CAACACAGAAAAGTGTTAGATAAAGGGAAACCTGAAGATGTGATGCCTTCTGTTAAGGGTGCCCAG GAACGATTGCCAACAGTACCTTTATCAGGCATGTATAATAAGACTGGAGGAAAAGTGAGACTCACCTTTAAATTAGAACAAGACCAGTTGTGGATTGGCACTAAAG AGCgaactgaaaaattacccatgggcTCCATTAAAAATGTGGTCAGTGAACCTATTGAAGGACATGAAGATTACCACATGATG gCATTTCAGTTGGGTCCCACCGAAGCCTCTTACTACTGGGTGTATTGGGTTCCAACTCAGTATGTGGATGCAATCAAAGACACTGTGCTGGGAAAATGGCAGTATTTTTGA